Proteins found in one Coffea eugenioides isolate CCC68of chromosome 5, Ceug_1.0, whole genome shotgun sequence genomic segment:
- the LOC113771163 gene encoding uncharacterized protein LOC113771163: MIRNNNTSLTASVISRHILRSIEDDPGLKVKNILSSVKENLKVDVSYKKAWYARRKAIGLVFGSWEANFAELPQYLDALVQSNPGTVVEWSHHSDSSDRVKTFKYVFWAFGPAIEAFHMCRPVICVDGTHLRGEYKGKLLVAVTQDANNQILPIAYAIVDEETISSWSWFMEQLRYNVALDRHPICVISDRHNGIIYTMTHFDYWAEPLAYHRFCLRHVRSNLMTHFKGLHFASCVGQWEGQDNYASGGCSEENYGACSQMLGIICQPLVQKSGA; encoded by the coding sequence ATGATTAGAAATAACAATACAAGCCTTACGGCTTCCGTTATTTCAAGGCACATCCTCCGTAGCATTGAAGATGACCCTGGATTAAAGGTCAAGAACATACTAAGTTCCGTTAAAGAAAACTTGAAGGTTGATGTGTCTTACAAAAAAGCCTGGTATGCCAGACGTAAAGCAATTGGGCTTGTGTTTGGATCTTGGGAAGCGAATTTTGCCGAACTACCACAGTATCTCGATGCCCTGGTGCAATCCAATCCAGGCACCGTAGTGGAGTGGTCACATCATTCGGATAGTTCGGATCGAGTTAAGACCTTTAAGTATGTATTTTGGGCATTTGGACCGGCTATTGAAGCATTCCACATGTGCAGGCCGGTTATATGCGTTGATGGCACTCATTTGCGTGGCGAATACAAGGGCAAACTCCTTGTTGCAGTCACGCAAGATGCGAACAACCAGATTCTGCCAATTGCTTATGCCATAGTTGATGAGGAGACGATTTCCAGTTGGTCGTGGTTTATGGAACAATTAAGATATAATGTGGCACTTGATCGACATCCTATCTGTGTCATTTCCGATCGCCACAATGGTATCATCTATACCATGACACACTTTGACTATTGGGCGGAACCTCTAGCCTACCATAGATTTTGCCTGCGACATGTTAGGAGCAATTTGATGACACACTTCAAAGGTTTACACTTCGCAAGTTGTGTTGGGCAATGGGAAGGACAAGACAATTACGCAAGTGGCGGATGTTCAGAAGAGAACTACGGAGCATGTTCCCAGATGCTTGGAATTATCTGTCAGCCATTAGTCCAAAAAAGTGGTGCCTAA